A stretch of Henckelia pumila isolate YLH828 chromosome 4, ASM3356847v2, whole genome shotgun sequence DNA encodes these proteins:
- the LOC140865292 gene encoding plasmodesmata-located protein 2-like, whose product MDFPRNPLSFFRLFLLILAIFAASADDYTTLVYKGCANQPLSDPSGVYSQAISSLYGTLIAQSSKAKYFKTTAGTSQSTINGLFQCRGDLSNADCYNCVSGLPVLTDKLCGSVIAARVQLSGCYMLYEVAGFQQVSGMQMLYKSCSATNIGGAGFEEKRDTALSSLENGMTGNNNGFYTASYESVFALGQCEGDVGVSDCVGCVQNAVQRAQVECGSSISGQIYLQKCFISYSYYPNGVPKKSSSSSSSSSYTSPSSSGSSPNTGKTVAIILGGAAGVGFLVICLLFARGLAKRKDDH is encoded by the exons ATGGATTTTCCCAGGAATCCACTCTCTTTCTTCCGTCTGTTTCTGCTCATTTTAGCCATTTTTGCCGCATCTGCTGATGATTACACCACCTTAGTGTACAAGGGTTGTGCGAATCAGCCTTTATCAGATCCGTCTGGGGTTTATTCACAAGCAATTTCATCCCTTTATGGCACCCTCATCGCACAATCTTCCAAGGCCAAATATTTCAAGACCACCGCTGGCACCTCTCAGTCGACAATCAACGGCCTTTTTCAATGCAGAGGCGACTTGTCAAATGCTGATTGCTACAACTGTGTGAGCGGCTTGCCTGTTCTCACAGACAAGCTCTGCGGCAGCGTCATCGCGGCAAGAGTTCAGCTTTCTGGGTGCTACATGCTGTACGAGGTTGCGGGGTTCCAACAAGTTTCTGGGATGCAGATGTTGTACAAGAGTTGTAGTGCAACAAACATCGGAGGGGCTGGATTCGAGGAGAAGAGGGACACTGCCTTATCTTCGCTTGAAAATGGCATGACTGGTAATAACAATGGTTTTTATACAGCAAGTTATGAATCTGTTTTTGCATTGGGGCAGTGTGAAGGTGATGTTGGAGTTTCAGACTGTGTGGGATGTGTGCAAAATGCTGTCCAGAGAGCTCAGGTCGAGTGTGGAAGCTCCATTTCTGGCCAAATATATCTCCAGAAATGCTTCATTAGTTACAGTTATTATCCAAATGGAGTCCCTAAaaaatcttcatcttcatcttcttcttcttcatatACTTCTCCTTCTTCATCAG GGTCAAGTCCAAATACAGGGAAGACTGTGGCAATAATATTAGGAGGGGCAGCAGGTGTTGGGTTTTTGGTAATTTGCTTGCTGTTTGCAAGAGGTTTGGCAAAGAGAAAAGATG ATCACTGA
- the LOC140860457 gene encoding putative pentatricopeptide repeat-containing protein At5g52630 yields the protein MKENFTKYGSMSALQTDPRCMHAQAIQTGITPAPQNRAFFNNLITLYSNSNLHSLALRLFNSIPCPNTVTWTSIISAFSASPLAVRLFLSMLRQSATILPNARTMASLLKTCAFLNYDSIGPQLQALSFKLSLYENAFVGSAFVSLYCKTRDLDSARKVFDELSERDEVCFGAIINGLAQNKRPIDALRCFADTRREDALSSFHSISGALCAAAGLAMLEQCRIIHGHAVAIGMDSDVYVGTGLIDGYGKCGLVEEARRVFDELEVGLNIAGWNAMMAGYAQQGSVDLVVELFRLMERRGMKPDEYSILAVLTAFCNAGMDMEAERWFNRMKLQHGLEPRIEHYTCLVGVLGRAGRLEEAEKVVSTMPYEPDAAVWRVLLSSCVSNRNADMALRMSSKLLEMDPHDDSALVILANAFASTERWDGVKEVWKMMNDKRLRKEIGRSWIEVRGSVCVFFAGDRRHPRKDEIYTKLAELMDEIENLGYVPILDEMLHEVDEEEKRVSLRHHSEKVAVAFGLLDGVTPPGKPLRIVKNLRICKDCHEAFRYICMLTKSEIIVRDAHRYHRLLNGTCNCGNIW from the coding sequence ATGAAAGAGAATTTCACGAAATATGGTAGCATGAGTGCACTACAAACTGACCCACGATGCATGCACGCGCAAGCAATCCAAACGGGCATAACCCCCGCACCCCAAAACAGAGCCTTCTTCAACAATCTCATCACCCTTTACTCCAACTCCAATCTCCATTCCCTCGCCCTCCGCCTCTTCAACTCCATTCCCTGCCCAAACACCGTCACATGGACTTCCATAATCTCTGCATTCTCCGCCTCCCCACTCGCCGTCCGCCTCTTTCTTTCCATGCTAAGACAGTCCGCCACAATCCTTCCCAACGCGCGCACAATGGCTTCCTTGCTCAAAACATGTGCTTTCTTGAACTATGATTCTATTGGCCCGCAACTTCAAGCGCTTTCGTTTAAACTCTCTTTGTATGAGAATGCTTTTGTTGGGTCTGCTTTTGTTTCTTTGTATTGTAAGACGAGGGATCTGGATTCTGCACGTAAGGTGTTCGATGAACTGTCTGAGCGTGATGAGGTTTGTTTTGGTGCTATAATTAATGGGTTGGCTCAGAATAAGAGGCCCATTGACGCTTTAAGGTGCTTCGCTGATACGAGGAGGGAGGATGCTTTGTCATCATTTCATAGCATATCCGGGGCGTTGTGTGCTGCGGCGGGGTTGGCAATGCTTGAGCAGTGTAGGATCATTCATGGGCATGCGGTGGCGATTGGAATGGACTCAGATGTGTACGTAGGGACCGGGCTGATTGATGGGTATGGAAAGTGCGGACTCGTGGAGGAGGCGAGGAGGGTGTTTGATGAGTTGGAGGTTGGGTTGAATATAGCTGGCTGGAACGCGATGATGGCAGGGTATGCACAACAAGGGAGTGTTGATCTTGTGGTTGAGCTTTTTCGTTTAATGGAAAGACGAGGAATGAAGCCGGACGAATATAGTATTTTGGCAGTTTTGACAGCATTCTGCAATGCAGGTATGGATATGGAAGCTGAGAGGTGGTTCAATAGAATGAAACTGCAGCATGGATTGGAGCCAAGGATCGAGCACTACACGTGTTTGGTTGGAGTACTAGGGAGGGCTGGAAGGCTAGAGGAGGCAGAAAAAGTTGTTTCGACAATGCCATATGAACCCGATGCAGCCGTGTGGAGAGTGTTGTTGTCAAGTTGTGTGAGCAATAGAAATGCCGACATGGCTTTAAGAATGAGCAGTAAATTGTTGGAAATGGACCCCCATGATGATTCAGCTTTGGTGATTTTGGCAAATGCATTTGCAAGCACTGAGAGATGGGATGGGGTTAAAGAAGTATGGAAGATGATGAATGATAAGAGATTGAGAAAGGAGATTGGGAGGAGTTGGATTGAAGTACGGGGATCGGTTTGTGTATTCTTCGCTGGAGATAGAAGGCATCCTAGGAAGGACGAGATTTATACAAAGTTGGCAGAGTTGATGGACGAGATAGAGAATTTGGGCTATGTACCAATTTTGGATGAGATGTTGCATGAAGTAGACGAGGAAGAAAAGAGGGTGTCGCTCAGGCATCACAGCGAAAAAGTGGCCGTGGCTTTCGGTTTATTGGATGGTGTTACACCACCTGGAAAGCCTTTGAGGATTGTAAAGAATTTGAGGATCTGTAAAGATTGTCACGAGGCATTCAGGTATATTTGCATGTTGACTAAGAGTGAGATCATAGTGAGAGATGCACACCGATACCATAGGTTGTTGaatggaacttgtaattgtggTAATATCTGGTAA
- the LOC140861590 gene encoding uncharacterized protein — MFNLVRINFKSGLRRFSTAIRSRHIEDEGDWAFASEWWGGGEGGGDISDGETVFRGISHSGNGVVSVLAHPCSKPDKLHWGRAENWLQQRYTKIYPGFKNRGKFITTGYQWRTLHFNDYTRESTVKVMAAYREGEPVSTCLMQQAHCVAVPYVKSLIAAGLATISSCNYDFKKAVLGKQNMNILCIGHGGGSIPLFLASKIRGAIVHIVEIDPIVISASIQAMGFPSFSVITPSGKRAFEKPDHADEIMWKGTHERLFLFNSDAEQFILESNNIYDIIFIDAYDGDDIFPHKLWNNRSPFLQALGNCLHPDHGTVVVNLHADVDLKFDASNPSRLPYVPRGQYVSQVSRSYKDALLGNGNSARGFAYTVSVPWLYNTSLVVCRGLGRAKDSSGRNSVFSTLMSKALEVDKLINMPFSCLYYIKRSFTPVD, encoded by the exons ATGTTTAATTTGGTGAGAATCAACTTTAAATCTGGCCTCCGGCGCTTTTCGACGGCGATTAGAAGCCGCCATATAGAGGACGAAGGAGATTGGGCATTCGCCTCCGAATGGTGGGGAGGAGGAGAAGGAGGCGGCGACATCTCTGATGGAGAAACCGTTTTTCGAGGAATTTCACACAGTGGAAACGGCGTCGTGTCTGTCTTAGCTCATCCTTGTTCCAAGCCA GATAAACTTCATTGGGGAAGGGCAGAGAATTGGCTTCAACAAAGGTACACTAAGATATATCCAGGTTTTAAAAACCGTGGAAAATTCATAACTACTGGTTATCAGTGGCGAACTCTTCATTTTAATGATTACACTCGGGAAAGCACGGTTAAAGTGATGGCTGCATATAGAGAAGGAGAACCTGTCTCTACGTGCTTAATGCAGCAGGCACATTGTGTGGCTGTACCAT ATGTGAAGAGCTTGATAGCTGCTGGATTAGCCACCATCTCATCATgtaattatgattttaagaaAGCTGTACTTGGGAAGCAAAATATGAATATATTATGCATTGGTCATGGTGGAGGTAGCATACCTTTGTTTTTGGCTAGTAAAATTCGAG GTGCTATAGTCCACATAGTTGAAATTGATCCCATCGTAATCTCAGCTTCAATTCAAGCAATGGGTTTTCCGTCTTTCTCAGTTATAACCCCATCAGGCAAACGTGCATTTGAAAAGCCAGATCATGCAGATGAGATAATGTGGAAAGGCACACACGAGAGGCTATTCTTGTTTAATTCAGATGCAGAGCAATTTATTCTCGAGAGTAACAATATATACgatattatctttattgatgccTATGATGGAGATGATATTTTTCCACACAAGCTGTGGAATAATCGTTCCCCGTTCCTCCAAGCTCTAGGGAACTGCCTTCATCCGGATCATGGAACAGTGGTTGTGAACTTGCATGCAGATGTTGACCTAAAATTTGATGCATCTAATCCATCTCGCCTCCCCTATGTGCCTAGGGGGCAGTATGTTTCTCAAGTGTCCCGATCATACAAAGATGCACTGCTAGGAAATGGGAATTCAGCCCGTGGTTTTGCATATACAGTTTCTGTACCCTGGCTGTACAATACGTCTCTTGTTGTATGCCGAGGTTTAGGTAGAGCCAAGGACAGTTCAGGCCGGAATTCCGTTTTCAGCACTCTGATGTCCAAAGCACTAGAAGTTGATAAACTTATAAATATGCCGTTTTCATGTTTGTATTATATAAAAAGAAGTTTTACTCCGGTGGACTAA
- the LOC140863731 gene encoding uncharacterized protein, translated as MYPKVKVREDTEEADQYAYERSSLQSLKAFEWQSLRHFSSADESLGSVVRIPRSYVPLSPPPSFHSSKEETNKKKMTDGEENGKNVRATSAPRPRAVLSSPDNDGIILSKAQTRRELLSGLKDHDSCQNRHVHCKTFSRSAVAESFAPTKKQDKESIDYKDDVRAKGRNTTLAGSSTRGGHQKRIKPVPIHD; from the exons A TGTATCCAAAAGTGAAGGTGAGGGAAGACACAGAAGAAGCTGATCAATATGCGTACGAGAGAAGTTCTTTGCAGTCTTTGAAGGCATTTGAATGGCAATCTTTGCGTCATTTCTCTTCTGCAG ATGAGTCCCTTGGATCAGTTGTAAGAATTCCTCGCTCTTACGTCCCACTGTCACCTCCGCCCAGTTTTCATTCATCCAAAG AAGAAACGAATAAGAAGAAAATGACAGATGGAGAGGAGAATGGGAAAAATGTAAGAGCTACTTCAGCGCCACGTCCACGTGCTGTCTTATCCAGTCCAG ATAATGATGGAATCATTTTAAGTAAAGCACAGACAAGAAGAGAATTACTTTCAGGTCTCAAAGATCATGATTCGTGTCAGAACAGGCACGTCCACTGCAAGACTTTCTCAAGATCGGCAGTTGCTGAAAGTTTTGCTCCTACAAAGAAACAAGATAAGGAGTCAATTGATTACAAAGATGATGTTCGAGCAAAAGGAAGAAATACAACCTTGGCTGGTTCGAGTACCAGAGGAGGACATCAGAAAAGAATAAAACCTGTACCGATCCATGATTAA
- the LOC140863727 gene encoding uncharacterized protein: MWFNSSIKKAPKVLSKILLSKRHANCSTLTTGLDLKPFNSKISNFMKNGLVGEARGLFDEMPWKNTVTYNAMIRGYFQNGFFESAVYLYKQMPVHDIFSYNTMICGLMCNGDVKGAEEIFERMGYQDVVTWNSMISGYVNNGLMDDAVRVFNQMTLKDVVSWNLLIGGLVKIKEFNKAEEFFRMMGVRDIATWTIMLKARLEAGGLVEAREFFQDMPIKDVQAWSTMISGYLKHRSVEIAEGLFQKMPEKDWTSWITMIDGLVSNGRINNALRLFNEMPQKCKKTWNSILLAMVRNGLVKEAHAVLEKSSLSGVVSWTNIMKGYFDTGEVEVAMKVFELMTSRDTTVWNVAIFGLDENDRGEDGIKLFIKMKEDRLPLDEATHTSFLVICSNLPSLNLGKQIHAEAIKAGIDRFISTSNALITMYFRCGNVSSALLEFYSMACHDTISWNSVICGLAHHGQAENAIKIFEKMRLLSTVEPNQITFVGVLSACSHAGLVEHGKFYFSVMRDEYFIQSTNEHYTSIVDLLGRFGRIDEALNIVRQMIVHGVEVCASIWGALLGACRMHKNVVVAKICGEKILELEPYNSGVYMILGEMYLASGMKDEAEKIWVRMKNTGVKKQPGCSWVESSSGGKVFLSGDKTHPEFEKVSCVLYLIYLEMEIGVSSVC; this comes from the coding sequence ATGTGGTTCAATTCAAGCATAAAAAAAGCTCCAAAAGTACTCTCCAAGATCCTTTTGTCAAAACGCCACGCCAACTGCAGTACTCTTACAACGGGACTCGACTTGAAACCATTCAACTCAAAGATCTCGAATTTCATGAAAAATGGTCTAGTTGGAGAAGCCCGAGGACTGTTCGATGAAATGCCTTGGAAAAACACAGTCACATATAACGCTATGATCAGAGGATATTTCCAAAATGGCTTTTTTGAGAGTGCCGTGTATTTGTATAAGCAAATGCCAGTTCACgatatattttcctacaataCAATGATATGTGGGCTAATGTGTAATGGTGATGTTAAGGGGGCAGAAGAGATTTTTGAACGCATGGGGTATCAAGATGTAGTAACATGGAACTCAATGATCTCAGGGTATGTCAATAATGGCTTGATGGATGATGCGGTGAGGGTGTTTAATCAGATGACCTTGAAAGATGTGGTTTCTTGGAATTTGCTGATTGGGGGGTTAGTGAAGATTAAGGAGTTCAATAAGGCTGAGGAGTTTTTTAGAATGATGGGTGTTCGGGATATTGCGACTTGGACCATTATGCTGAAGGCGCGTTTGGAGGCCGGCGGTCTTGTTGAAGCTAGGGAATTTTTTCAAGATATGCCAATAAAAGATGTTCAAGCTTGGAGTACGATGATCAGTGGTTACTTAAAACATAGAAGTGTTGAAATAGCAGAAGGCTTGTTTCAAAAGATGCCTGAGAAGGATTGGACCTCATGGATAACGATGATTGATGGGCTCGTTAGTAATGGTAGGATAAATAATGCTCTAAGGCTCTTCAATGAGATGCCTCAGAAATGCAAAAAGACATGGAATTCAATCTTGTTGGCAATGGTCAGGAATGGTTTGGTGAAAGAGGCTCATGCAGTTTTAGAGAAGAGCTCGTTAAGTGGTGTTGTGTCATGGACAAACATTATGAAAGGATACTTTGACACAGGGGAAGTTGAGGTTGCTATGAAAGTTTTTGAATTAATGACTTCTCGTGATACAACTGTGTGGAATGTTGCAATATTTGGACTGGATGAGAATGATCGAGGTGAGGATGgtataaaattatttatcaaaatgaAAGAAGATAGATTGCCCCTAGATGAAGCTACGCATACGAGTTTTCTTGTGATATGTTCCAACTTACCATCCTTAAACCTTGGAAAACAAATTCATGCAGAAGCGATCAAGGCTGGAATTGATCGCTTTATTTCAACCTCTAATGCATTGATTACCATGTATTTTAGATGTGGTAATGTATCTTCTGCATTACTTGAATTTTATTCTATGGCCTGTCATGACACCATTTCTTGGAATTCTGTGATATGTGGACTAGCTCACCATGGTCAAGCTGAAAACGCTATAAAGATTTTTGAAAAGATGAGGCTATTGTCAACTGTGGAGCCTAATCAGATTACTTTTGTCGGTGTTCTTTCTGCCTGTAGCCATGCCGGACTTGTGGAACATGGTAAATTTTACTTCAGTGTTATGCGCGATGAGTATTTCATCCAATCAACAAATGAGCATTATACGTCTATTGTTGACCTATTGGGAAGATTTGGACGTATTGACGAGGCGCTGAATATTGTAAGGCAGATGATAGTGCATGGAGTAGAAGTTTGTGCAAGCATTTGGGGAGCACTTCTTGGAGCATGTAGAATGCACAAAAACGTTGTCGTAGCCAAAATTTGTGGCGAGAAGATTCTTGAACTAGAACCATATAATTCTGGTGTTTATATGATTCTGGGTGAAATGTATCTAGCCAGTGGGATGAAAGATGAAGCTGAAAAGATTTGGGTGCGCATGAAAAATACAGGTGTGAAAAAGCAACCTGGTTGTAGTTGGGTTGAATCAAGCAGTGGTGGGAAAGTATTTCTCTCCGGGGATAAAACTCACCCAGAGTTCGAAAAGGTTTCATGTGTGCTATATTTGATCTATCTGGAAATGGAAATCGGAGTATCTAGTGTGTGCTAG